The Fretibacterium sp. OH1220_COT-178 genome segment GGTTCCGTCCATCAGCTCCGCTGAAGGTCCGACAGGTGCACGATCTCGTCCGCAAAGGTTCGGGCGTCCTCGACGTCGTGCGTCACGAACATCGCGGTCACGCCGGAGCGCTTCAGAATGGCGCGGACGTCCCCCCGCAGCCGCTCCTTCAGCGCCGCGTCCAGGTTGGAGAAGGGTTCGTCCAAGAGCAGGACGTCCGGCGACGGCGCGAGCGCGCGGGCCAGGGCCGCACGCTGCTGCTGGCCGCCGCTCAGCTCGTGGGGATAGCGCCGCTCGTAGCCGGCCAGCCCCACGAGTTCCAGGACCTCCGCCACCCTAGCGGACCGGTCCCCGCGGGACATCGACCGCAGGCCGAACCCCACGTTGCCGAAGACCGTCATGTGGGGAAAGAGCGCGTAGTCCTGAAAGACCATCCCGACCCCCCGGTGCTCCGGCTCACAGAAGACCTCCTCCGAGGCCACCAGCCGGCCCCCGATTCGGACCGTGCCCCTCTCGCTCCGCTCGAGCCCGGCGACGATGCGGAGCAGAGAGCTCTTTCCGCCCCCGCTCTCCCCCAAAATCGCCACGATGCGCTCCCGTTCCACCGAGAGCGAAAGGTCCCTCAGGACGAGGGACCCTTTGGGATCGTACCGAAAGCGAATTCCCTCGAGCGCGACCTGCGGCGTCAAAACCGTACGGCCCCCTTTCTCCAACATCCGGTCTTCGTTGCACTCCATGAGTGCCTCCCGGCCGACCCGCCCCATTCCGCTCACGGCTCCCCTCCCCGCCCCCGCTCGCGCATCCGGTGAAGGACGAGCATCGGCACGCAGCTGAGCAGCACGATGGCGAGGGAGGCCGGTGACGACTCGGGGATCATCTCGTCGTGCGCGTACTCGAACACCTTCGTCGAGAGCGTGTGAAAGTTGAAGGGCCGGAGGAAGAGCACCAGCGGCAGCTCCTTGACGATGTCCACGAAGGTGAGGATGAAGGCGCCGATCAGCGCGTCCTTCATCATGGGCAGGTCGACCCTCAGCAGGCAGGCCAGGCGCCCGTACCCCAGGGTACGGGCCGACTCCACGAAGCGGAGCCCGATCTTCTCGAACCCGCTCTCGATGTTCTGGTACGCGATGGCCATGTACCGGATGACGTAGCCGGCCGTCACCATCGCCAGGGTCCGGCCGAGTCTGAGGGAGAGGCGCCTGTCGAGGTCGAGGAAGAAGAGCAGCAGCGTGATGGCCACCACCGTTCCGGGGATCGAATAGCCGACGATGGCCAGCCGGGAACAGGCCCGGGAGAGCCGGTTTCTGAAGAGCCGGTTGTAGTTGGCGACGATCAGGGCCAGGACCACGATGACGGCGCTGCAGCCCAGGGCGAGCCCGGCGGAGTTGATCGCCATGGACCAGAAATTGTCGTATCGGACCGTCCCCCAGCTCCGGGCGGTCCACACGACGATCTGCCCCACGGGCAGCAGCACCCCCAGGGCGAAGACCCCGTAGGCCAGGAGCAGAATCGCGTATTTCAGCGGCCCCTCGGCTCGAATCGGGCGCAGGGGACGGAGACGGGCCGAGGCCGGACCAACCGGAAGGGAGCGGAAGCGTTTCTCGGCGGAGGTCACCAACAGCACGGAGACGAGAAGCAGCGCCGAGAGCCGCAGCGCGGTCGGCACGTCCGAGAAGGAGATCCAGGACTTGAATATCGCCGTGCTGAAGACCGGCACGCCGAAGTAGGAGACCACCCCGTAGTCGCTGATCGTCTCCAGGGCCACCAGGGTCGCCCCGGAGAGGATGGCGTGCCGCGACAGGGGCAGCACCACCCGGAAGAAGATTCCGCCCATGCCGGCCCCCAGCACCCGTCCGGCTTCGACGAGCTGGGCCGACTGGCGCATCAGGAAGGAGCGGACGATCATGTAGGTGTAGGGGTAGAGGAACAGGGAGAAGACGAACACGGCCCCGCCCTCGGACAGGATGTCGAAAAAGCGCGGATCCGGGCGGACGCCGAGGGTGTCCCGGAGAAACGTCTGGACGAACCCCGTGTACCCCAGCATGCCGGAGTAGGTGTAGGCCGCGATGTAGGGGGGGATGGCCAGGGGCAGGGCCAGCCCGAAGGACAGAAGCCCCTTGCCCGGAAAGTCGTAGACCGTGACGAACCAGGCCAGCGGAACGGCGATCAGGGTGCTGACGGCCAGGACGGAGAGGGTGAGCCGCACGGTGGTGACGACGTAATCCCGCAGCAGGTGCTGCCGGATGTGGAACCAGACCTGCGTGGGCGCGTCGAAGAGGTGGTGCAGTACGCTCAAATTGGGCAGCACGATCATCGCCGCGATGATCGTGCTGCAGACGGCCCACCCGTTGAAACGGGAAACGGCGCTTTTATTCATCAAACTCGTGTGGATGTCCCGGGGCTACTTCCAGCCCACCTGATCGAAGATGGCCGCCGCCTCGGGCTTCGCCTTGCCCAGCGTCTCATAATTCAGCTCCTGGGGCTCGAAGGCGCCCCAAGACTTCTGGACCTCGGGAAGGGGCACGGAGGGGTTGAGCGGAAACTCCCCGTTCGCCTCCGCGTAGAGCGCCTGCACGTGCTCGCCGGAGAGAAATTCCAGGAACTTGACCGCGTTGTCCTTGTTCCCTGCCCCCCTGACCAGGGCGGCAATGCTCAGGTTCAGGTGCACGGGCTTGGGGAAGATCAGCCCGATCTTCTTGGCCGCATCGGCCTCGGCCGGGTCGGACGAGCGCATCATGCGGATGAAGTAGTAGGAGTTCATGACCGCGAGGTCGCCCTCGCCCGCCACGACGGCCTTGGCCTGGTCCCGGTCGTTCCCCTTGGGGGTCCGGGCAAGGTTGCCGACCACACCCTGAGCCCACGCCTTGGCCGCATCGGCCCCGTTCAGCTGAATGAAGGAGGACAGAAGCGCCACGTTGTAGGACGACGACGAGCTGCGGACCAGGACCTTGCCCTTCCACTCGGGCTTCGTCAGGTCGTCGTAGGACGTGATCTTGGAGGGATCGACGCGATCCAGGGGATAGGCGATGACCCGGGCCCTGGCGGTGATCCCCATCCACCCCTCACCGCGGTAGCGGGCGGGAATGTTCTTCTCGACCGCCGCGGAGCTGAAGCCCTCGCTCAGTCCCCTCTCCATGAGGGGCGCGATGCTCTCGGCCCCCACCGTCAGGAACAGGTCCGCCTCGGGCTTGTCCTTCTCGCGCGTGAGCCGCTCCAGAAGCTCGTCGCCCTTACCCTCGACCACGTTGACCTTGATGCCGGTCTCCTTCTCGAAGTCGGCGTACACCTGCTTGTCCACGTCGTAATGCCGCGAGGAATAGACGTTCAGCACCTCCGCGGCCTGCACCGACGGCACCGCCAGAAACCCCAGCGCCGCAACCGCACCCAGAATGATACCCAGCTTTTTCAATTCGACTTCCTCCTTGTTTTTGACGAGACGTTCCGCGTCTCGCAGAAAATTGTTTTTTAAGCCCAACTCAAATTGTACAAATACACTCCGGTTTGTCAACCGTAAAAGACGGCGCACCATGCCGGGGTGATAAGGGGGTGATAAGATAGAGAGGCTTATAAGAGCCCCTTGATGAAACTCCCTCGGGGCAGCACGGCCCGGGGCGAAGAGATGCGGAGGTGCAGGATGCAGCCGTTCACGCTGAACCCGGTCTACAAGGATTATCTCTGGGGCGGGACCCGCCTGAAGGACGAGTGGGGCAGGAGGACCGACCTGGACGTCGTCGCGGAGAGCTGGGAGCTGTCCGCACACCCGGCGGGGGACGCCACGGCGGCGGACGGCCCCTGGACGGGCCGCCCGTTCTCGGAGCTCGTGCGTCGGCACCCGGAGATCGTCTCCGACCGGCACGCCGCGGACGAGCCGTTTCCGCTGCTGGTGAAGCTCATCGACGCCCGTCTGCCCCTCTCCGTGCAGGTCCACCCGGACGACGCCTACGCCGCCCGCGTGGAGCACGGCCTGGGCAAGACGGAGATGTGGGTCGTCCTGGACCACGATCCCGGGGCGTTCCTCTACATGGGGTTCGCGCGGGACATCCCGCGGGAGGAGATGCGGCGGCGCATCGCGGACGGGACCCTGACCGAGGTGCTGCACAGGGCGGAGGTCCGGAAGGGGGACCGCTTCTTCATCCCGGCGGGAACGATCCACGCCATAGGCGGCGGGATCCTGATCGCCGAGGTGCAGCAGAACTCCGACCTCACCTATCGCGTCTTCGACTACGGCCGCACCGGCCCGGACGGCAGGCCCCGCGCGCTCCATGTGGAGAAGGCGCTCGACGTCACGACGCCGGGCCCCGCCGACCCGACCCCACCGGGGGCCCTACCCCCGTCGCCCGTCCCGGGCGGCTCGCTGGAGCGCCTGGCCGACTGCCCCTACTTCCGGGCCGAGGTCCTGGACCTGGACGGACGATGGGGGCGCGCCGCCGACGGGCGGACCTTTCTTTCCCTGCTCTGCCTGGAGGGGGAGGCGACGCTGCGTACGGGGACGGCCGAGCTGAGCGCCCATCGGGGCACCAGCCTCTTCGTCCCTGCCGACGCGGGCCCCTTCGGGCTGGAGGGCACGGCGCGCTTTCTGATCACGTCGCTGGGGGGATAGAAGCCCCAACAGTCACCCCTTCCTCCACTCGAAAAGGTCTGCAACCCAAAGGACAGCCCCTCGCTTTCGCGGCGGCGATCTGCCATAATGGCGGAGCATCGCGAGAAAACCGGCGATGCGACACTTTGTGGGGAGGGGAAACGATTGAAATTGAGATGCGTAACGGGAGCCCTTTTGGCCGCAGGGCTGTTTCTTTTGGGGGGCCGCGGCCCGGCCTGCGCCGCCGATCCGGCGCCCTTCCACATCGGGATCATGACGGGGACGGTGTCGCAGAGCGAGGACAGCCTGCGGGGCGCCGAGCTGATGATCCGGAGGTACGGCGACAGCGCGAGCGGGGGGATGATCACCCACGTCACCTACCCGGACAATTTCATGTCCGAGATGGAGACCACCATCGGTCAGCTGGTGGGGCTGGCCGACGATCCCAAGATGAAGGCCGTCGTGGTCAACCAGGCCATCCCGGGCACCACCGAGGCCTTCCGAAGAATCCGGGAGAGGCGCCCGGACATCCTGCTCCTGGCCGGGAACATCCAGGAGGACCCCGCCGTCATCACGGCGGCGGCCGACATCGCCATCAACGGCGACGACATCAGCCGCGGATACCTCATCCCGCTGGCCGCACAGAAGCTGGGCGCCAAGACCTTCGTCCACATCTCCTTCCCGCGGCACATGAGCTACGAGACCCTGGCCCGGAGGCGCGCCATCATGGAGGAGGCCTGCAAGGACCTGGGGATCCGGTTCGTCTTCGAGACGGCCCCGGACCCGACGAGCGACGTGGGCGTGGCGGGCGCGCAGCAGTTCATCCTGGAGAAGGTTCCGGCCTGGCTGGAGCAGTACGGCAAGGACACGGCCTTCTTCTGCACCAACGACGCGCAGCGCGAGCCAATGCTGAAGCGCATCGCCGAGCTGGGCGGCTACTTCGTCGAATCCGACTCCCCGCTCATGGCCTACCCCGGCGCGCTGGGGATCGACCTGTCCAAGGAACGGGGCAACTGGCCGGCGCTCCTGAAGAAGGTCGAGGAGGCCGTCGTCGCCGCGGGCGGCAGCGGGCGCATGGCCAGCTGGGCCTACTCGATCGACTACACGTGCAGCGCGGCCCTGGCCGAGTTCGCCAAGGAGGTCGTCGAGGGCAGGGCGAAGATCGGCAGCATGAAGGACCTCATGTCCTGTTTCTCGCAGTTCACGCCCGGCGTCAAGTGGAACGCCAGTCACTACACGGATGCGGGCAGCGGCGTGCGCAACAGGAAACTGGTCATGATCTACGAGGACACCTACGTCTTCGGCCGAGGCTTCCTGGGGATGACCGACGTGGAGATCCCGGAAAAGTACTTCCGCGTCAAGTGACGTCCCCGCCCATAAAAGACTGAATTGAACATGTTTTTCCGCAAGCTCCCGCGAATCTGCCCTCGCCATTTCCGACGGTCTAGTGATAAAATATCATCGTGGCTCCATCAGCTTTACTCTTTCTCAAACATTTATTCTCCGCTTTCTTGCGCAGACTTCTTTTCGAATGCGTGGCGGTCGGGTTTGGCGGTGGTCGGGGACGGGACTGCAACGGCAAGAGCGTGACGGTCGGGAAGGCGAACGACATTTGATTTAAGGAGGGATTTGGCTTGATCAAGAAAACACCTTTGAACGACGTGCACCGCAAGCTGGAAGGGCAGCTGACCGATTTCGGCGGCTGGGAGATGCCCCTGTGGTACAAGGCCGGGGCCGTCAAGGAACACCTTTTCGTCATCGAGAAGTGCGGCATCTTCGACATCTGCCACATGTGCCTGGTCCGCGTGACGGGCAAGGACGCCTTCGGACTCCTCCAGCTCTGCCTGACCCGCAACATCGAGAAGCTGGCCAAGGGCGCCTGCGGCTACACGATGATCCTCGACGAGAAGGCCCACGTGGTCGACGACTGCATCGTCTACAACATGAACGAGAACCGCGAGGACTACCTGCTGGTGGTCAACTCCGGCCGGGCCTCGATCGTGGCCGACCACCTGAAGAAGCACATGGGCTCCTTCAAGGCGGACGTCAAGAACGAGGACGGCGTGTTCGGCAAGATCGACCTCCAGGGCCCCAAGTCCGTGGAGATCCTCCGTAAGGTCATGGTCAAGGGATCCCTCGACGGGCTCAAGTACTTCCGTTTCCTCGGCGATTACGACGGGACCAAGAACAAGGACGTGCTCCTGCGCGGCGACATTCCCGTCCTGCTCTCCCGAACCGGCTACACCGGCGAGCTCGGCTTCGAGATCCTCTGCCCGATTGACAAGACCGTCGACGTGTGGAACATGCTGGTCGAGGCGGGCGGGGACGACATCCTCCCCTGCGGCCTGGCCTCCCGCGACTCCCTGCGCATGGGCGCTATTCTGCCGCTCTCCCAGCAGGACATCGGCCCGTGGCCCTTCGTCAACACCCCCTGGGACTTCGCCCTGCCCCGCGACAAGGAGGGCAAGCTGACCAAGACGTTCCTCGGCTCGACCATCTACGACAACCCGCCCGAGAGCTACACCTATCCCTACTGCGGCTTCGACCCGCGCAAGGTGGACGCCCACAGCGGCGCTCGCGTGCTGCTCGACGGCAAGGACATCGGTCTGGTCTCCACCTGCTGCCTGGAGGTCGCGTGCAGCCGCGTCGACGGAAAGATCGTCGGGACCGCCAGCCCGGACAAGCCGGCGGACTTCAAGCCCAAGGGCCTGGTGGCGGGCTACGTCCGGGTGGACCGCAAGCTCGAGCCCGGCACCAAGGTGACGCTGAAGGACGACCGCCGCAGCATCGAGGTGGAGATCGTCTCCGACATCCGCCCGGGCCGCACGGCGCGCGTCGCCATCTGAAAATCGGGGTGCTCCCCTTCGGCACCGCGGAGCACGAGGCTGTCCGGAGCTCCCGGTGAGGGGGCTCTCCATCTCCAGTCCTTAGACACAGTACCAAAACACAAAGGAGGAATATCCTGTGAAGGCATTTGACGAGCTGAATTTCAAGGCGGACGTGTCCTACACGAAGACCCACGAGTGGGCGAAGAAGAACGGCAACGTAGTCGTCGTCGGGGTTGACGACTACGCTCAGGGTGCTCTTGGCGACATCGTCTACGTCGAGCTTCCCGACGTCGGCGCCACCACCAAGGCCGGTGCGGCCTTCGGCTCCCTCGAGTCCACCAAGGCCGTCAGCGACCTCAACGCTCCCGTCTCGGGCAAGGTCGTCAAGGTCAACGAGGCGCTCGCGGACTCCCCGGACCTGGTAAACTCCGACCCCTACGGCGCGGCCTGGATGGTGGAGATCGAGGTGCCCGACGACAAGGACTTTGAAGCGCTGATGAAGGTCGACGCCTACAAAGAGTACGTCAAGACCCTCGATCATTGATGGAAGGGGGGGCGTATCCCATGAGATACCTGTCCCACACCCCGGAAGATCTCCGGGCGATGCTGGATGTTATCGGAGTCAAAAAAGTCGAGGATCTCTTCGCGTCGATCCCGGCGGCAGTGCGCATGGATGGCCCCATCGACATCAAGCCCCGCACCGAGTGGGAGCTGACGGCCGAGCTGGGGGCCATGGCAGCGTCCAACTGCGACAGCGTGGCCTTCCTGGGCGCGGGGTGCTATCCTCACCACATCCCGGCCCACATCCCCTATCTCGCGAGCCGCTCGGAGTTCCTGACCTCCTACACGCCCTACCAGCCGGAGGTCAGCCAGGGCACGCTTCAGGCCGTATTCGAGTTCCAGACGATGACGGCCAACCTGCTGGGCATGGAGGTCGCCAACGCCTCCATGTACGACGGCGCCAACGCCCTGGCCGAGGCCGCCATCATGGCCATCCGCGTCAAGAAAAAGCCCAAGGTGGCCTTCTCCCGCCTGAACCACCCCCACTACATCCAGGTGATGGACACCTACTTCCGCCCCGCAGGCTTCGAGGCGGTGGAGCTTCCCGTCCTGCCGGACGGGCGCACGGATCTCGGCAAGATCCCCGACGACGTCTCGGCCGTGATCGTCCAGTCCCCCAACTTCGCCGGCGTGATCGAGGACCTCGAGGCGGCGGCCAAGGCCGCTCACGACAAGGGCGCCCTGCTGATCGCCTCCTTCTCCGAGGCCATGGCCTGGGGACTGCTCAAGAACCCGGGCAGCTGCGGCGCGGACATCGTCAGCGGCGAGGGCAGCAGCTTCGGCATCCCTCTGAACGCGGGCGGGCCCGGCGTGGGCATGCTGGCCTGCACCATGAAGAACGTCCGTTCCATGCCAGGCCGTCTGATCGGCGAGACGACGGACAAGAACGGGGAGCGCTGCTTCGTCCTGACCCTCGCGGCCCGCGAGCAGCATATCCGCCGCGAGAAGGCCACGTCGAACATCTGCACCAACTCCGGCCACAACGCCCTGACGGCGGCGATGTACATGGCCTCCGCCGGAAGCCAGGGGCTCCACGCCATCGCCAAGCTGAACCACGACAAGGCCGCCTACCTGAAGGCGGGGCTCGAGAAGGCGGGCTTCAAGCCGCTCTTCGACGCGCCGTTCTTCAACGAGTTCGCCATGAAGGCCCCGGCGGGCTTCGAGAAGCGCTACGATGATCTGGCCAAGAAGGGCTTCGTCGCCGGGCTCGATTTGGGCAAGTACTATCCGGAGTACAAGGGGGCGTGGCTCTTCTGCGCGACGGAGGTCCACACCCGTGAGGAAATCGATGCATTCCTGAAGGAGGTGGCCTGATCATGAGCCGCTATCCCGGCACCAAAGGCCTGGCCTTTAAAGAGTCGCTGCTTTGGGAGCGCGCGAGCAAGGGGCGCATGGGCATCAGCGTACCCTCCCAGGACGTCCCGGAGAGCAAGCTGGACGCCTCCCTGACGGGACCGGCACCCAAGCTGCCGGAGCTGTCCGAGGTCGACGTCATTCGTCACTACACGCGCCTGTCCACCTGGAACTTCGGGGTCGACACGGGGATGTACCCCCTGGGCTCCTGCACCATGAAGTACAACCCAAAGATCAACGACCGCATGGCGTCGCTTCCCGGCTTCGCCAACGTCCATCCCCTCATGCCCGAGATCTGCTTCCAGGGGGCCCTCAAGGCCATGTACGAGCTGGAGCAGGACCTGCTGAAGATCACCGGCATGAAGGCCGCCTCGCTCCAGCCCTCGGCCGGAGCTCAGGGCGAGCTGACGGGAATGCTGATGATCCACGCCTATCACGCGCACAAGGGCCGGCAGCGCAAAAAGGTGATCATGCCCAGCACGGCGCACGGGACGAACCCGGCGTCCGCGGCCCTCTGCGGCTACGAGCCCGTTCCGGTCGAGCTGAACAAGGACGGGGTCGTGACCCCCGACGCCATTCGCGAGATCATGGACGAGGACACGGCGGGCATCATGCTCACCAACCCCAACACGCTGGGCATCTTCGAGCACCACGTGGCCGAGATCTCCAAGATCATCCACGAGAAGGGCGGGCTGGTCTACGGAGACGGCGCGAACATGAACGCCCTGATGGGCTATGTCGACGTGCACAAGATGGGGGTCGACGTGCTGCACCTCAACGTCCACAAGACCCTCTCGACGCCGCACGGCGGCGGCGGGCCCGGCGCGGGGCCCGTGGTGGTGGGCGAGACCCTGGAGCCCTTCCTGCCCGTGCCGCGCATCTGCAAGGAGGGCGACCGCTACACGCTCTGCACCGACTCGCCGCTCTCCATCGGCCGTCTTCAGGCGTTCTTCGGCAACTTCGCCGTGCTGGTTCGGGCCCTCGCCTACACGCGTACCATGGGGCACGACCTCAAGGCCGCGACCGAGGCCGCGGTCCTGAACGCCAACTACATCAAGGCGTGCCTGAAGGGCGTCTACAACCTGCCCTTCCCGCAGGACAGCCTGCATGAGGTCATCTTCAACGACGCGATCCAGCAGAAGAACGGCGTGACCACGCTCGACATCGCCAAGCGCCTGATCGACTGCGGCTATCATCCGCCCACAGTCTACTTCCCGCTGGTGGTGGACGGCGCCATCATGATCGAGCCGACGGATACCGAATCCAAGAACGACCTGGACGGGTTCATCGACGCCATGAAGGCGATCGCCGAGGAGGCCAAGTCGAATCCGGAGATGGTCACGAACACGCCGCAGAACACGATGGTCGCGCGTCCCGACGAGACGCTGGCCGCCAGGAACCTGGTTCTGAAGGGCGAGTAGCCGATCTTATCCATGTGCGCAGCCGTGTTCTCGTCCGGGAACACGGCTGCATTTTCGTATCGCGAAAAGGATGCGGCCTTCGCCCTTCCTCCAAAAAACGAACGAGACGAACATGAACGAGACGACGAACAACCGAAAGAGCGGAATCCGAATCGACGAGACGAGTCTGGAGATCATCAAGCGCCTCAGCGGGGAGCGCCAGCCCCTGGCGCAGATCGCGGAGGAGCTGCACATCTCCGAGGGCACCGTGCGCAACCGCATCAACAAGCTGGAGCAGGCGGGCGTGCTGTGCCGGCGCGGCCTGGTGGACGTGGACGCCCTGCCCGGCCACATGGCCCTGCTTGTGGGCGTCAAGCTCACCAACACCAACTTCGTCGCCAAGGCCAGGGAGCTGGAGTCCATGAGGGGGGTCGTCTCCGTCATGGTCGTCACGGGAAGCTTCGACATCTTTCTGCTCGTGATGCTGGACGAGAACTTCGGGCTGCTCGAGTTCTTCAACGCGGAGCTCGCCGCGCACGCCGACGGCATACAGTCCACCGAGACCTTCGTGGTGTATAAGGGGTTCAACTTCAACCTGCCCTACATGCTGTAACTCCAATTTCAAATCATTCGTATGCTTCGTTGTCTTTGCTCAACTTGGCTGCTGCGCAAACCTTCGGCCCGACGAACCTCTTGGTACGTCTGATGAAGCCTCCAAGCGGCCGACACAGTTCACTTCGTTCACTGGTTGTCCGCTTATTCGCCGCGACTCGCAAAGGCCGCCTCGCCTGCAAACGATTTGGAAATGGAATCAATCGGTGTTTCGCCTTCGTCCGCGCCGGAAATCCGGGAAAAATCAAGGACCAATTTTCATCCCCTGGGAGGAAGACCATGTACGTCATCGAAAACCACGACCACCGCCCTCAGCACAATCTGGCACTGGAGGAGCACCTCTGCCGGAAGGCCGCCCGGGAGGGATGCGAGTTTTTCATGCTCTGGCAGAACGAGCCCTCCATCATCGTGGGGCGTTTCCAGAACACGCTGGAGGAGATCAACGCCAACTTCGTCCGGGAGCGCGGCATCCACGTCGTGCGGCGCAACTCGGGTGGGGGGGCCGTCTACCACGACCTCGGCAACATCAACTACAGCTTCGTCATGGCGGACCGAGAGGGGGAGTTCAACTTCGCCTTCTTCACGGAGCCGATCATCCGTGCGCTTCGCTCGCTCGGCGCGAACGCGGAACTTTCGGGC includes the following:
- a CDS encoding ABC transporter ATP-binding protein, giving the protein MGRVGREALMECNEDRMLEKGGRTVLTPQVALEGIRFRYDPKGSLVLRDLSLSVERERIVAILGESGGGKSSLLRIVAGLERSERGTVRIGGRLVASEEVFCEPEHRGVGMVFQDYALFPHMTVFGNVGFGLRSMSRGDRSARVAEVLELVGLAGYERRYPHELSGGQQQRAALARALAPSPDVLLLDEPFSNLDAALKERLRGDVRAILKRSGVTAMFVTHDVEDARTFADEIVHLSDLQRS
- a CDS encoding ABC transporter permease — its product is MNKSAVSRFNGWAVCSTIIAAMIVLPNLSVLHHLFDAPTQVWFHIRQHLLRDYVVTTVRLTLSVLAVSTLIAVPLAWFVTVYDFPGKGLLSFGLALPLAIPPYIAAYTYSGMLGYTGFVQTFLRDTLGVRPDPRFFDILSEGGAVFVFSLFLYPYTYMIVRSFLMRQSAQLVEAGRVLGAGMGGIFFRVVLPLSRHAILSGATLVALETISDYGVVSYFGVPVFSTAIFKSWISFSDVPTALRLSALLLVSVLLVTSAEKRFRSLPVGPASARLRPLRPIRAEGPLKYAILLLAYGVFALGVLLPVGQIVVWTARSWGTVRYDNFWSMAINSAGLALGCSAVIVVLALIVANYNRLFRNRLSRACSRLAIVGYSIPGTVVAITLLLFFLDLDRRLSLRLGRTLAMVTAGYVIRYMAIAYQNIESGFEKIGLRFVESARTLGYGRLACLLRVDLPMMKDALIGAFILTFVDIVKELPLVLFLRPFNFHTLSTKVFEYAHDEMIPESSPASLAIVLLSCVPMLVLHRMRERGRGGEP
- a CDS encoding extracellular solute-binding protein encodes the protein MKKLGIILGAVAALGFLAVPSVQAAEVLNVYSSRHYDVDKQVYADFEKETGIKVNVVEGKGDELLERLTREKDKPEADLFLTVGAESIAPLMERGLSEGFSSAAVEKNIPARYRGEGWMGITARARVIAYPLDRVDPSKITSYDDLTKPEWKGKVLVRSSSSSYNVALLSSFIQLNGADAAKAWAQGVVGNLARTPKGNDRDQAKAVVAGEGDLAVMNSYYFIRMMRSSDPAEADAAKKIGLIFPKPVHLNLSIAALVRGAGNKDNAVKFLEFLSGEHVQALYAEANGEFPLNPSVPLPEVQKSWGAFEPQELNYETLGKAKPEAAAIFDQVGWK
- a CDS encoding type I phosphomannose isomerase catalytic subunit — encoded protein: MQPFTLNPVYKDYLWGGTRLKDEWGRRTDLDVVAESWELSAHPAGDATAADGPWTGRPFSELVRRHPEIVSDRHAADEPFPLLVKLIDARLPLSVQVHPDDAYAARVEHGLGKTEMWVVLDHDPGAFLYMGFARDIPREEMRRRIADGTLTEVLHRAEVRKGDRFFIPAGTIHAIGGGILIAEVQQNSDLTYRVFDYGRTGPDGRPRALHVEKALDVTTPGPADPTPPGALPPSPVPGGSLERLADCPYFRAEVLDLDGRWGRAADGRTFLSLLCLEGEATLRTGTAELSAHRGTSLFVPADAGPFGLEGTARFLITSLGG
- a CDS encoding DUF3798 domain-containing protein, with translation MKLRCVTGALLAAGLFLLGGRGPACAADPAPFHIGIMTGTVSQSEDSLRGAELMIRRYGDSASGGMITHVTYPDNFMSEMETTIGQLVGLADDPKMKAVVVNQAIPGTTEAFRRIRERRPDILLLAGNIQEDPAVITAAADIAINGDDISRGYLIPLAAQKLGAKTFVHISFPRHMSYETLARRRAIMEEACKDLGIRFVFETAPDPTSDVGVAGAQQFILEKVPAWLEQYGKDTAFFCTNDAQREPMLKRIAELGGYFVESDSPLMAYPGALGIDLSKERGNWPALLKKVEEAVVAAGGSGRMASWAYSIDYTCSAALAEFAKEVVEGRAKIGSMKDLMSCFSQFTPGVKWNASHYTDAGSGVRNRKLVMIYEDTYVFGRGFLGMTDVEIPEKYFRVK
- a CDS encoding aminomethyltransferase family protein; protein product: MIKKTPLNDVHRKLEGQLTDFGGWEMPLWYKAGAVKEHLFVIEKCGIFDICHMCLVRVTGKDAFGLLQLCLTRNIEKLAKGACGYTMILDEKAHVVDDCIVYNMNENREDYLLVVNSGRASIVADHLKKHMGSFKADVKNEDGVFGKIDLQGPKSVEILRKVMVKGSLDGLKYFRFLGDYDGTKNKDVLLRGDIPVLLSRTGYTGELGFEILCPIDKTVDVWNMLVEAGGDDILPCGLASRDSLRMGAILPLSQQDIGPWPFVNTPWDFALPRDKEGKLTKTFLGSTIYDNPPESYTYPYCGFDPRKVDAHSGARVLLDGKDIGLVSTCCLEVACSRVDGKIVGTASPDKPADFKPKGLVAGYVRVDRKLEPGTKVTLKDDRRSIEVEIVSDIRPGRTARVAI
- the gcvH gene encoding glycine cleavage system protein GcvH; translation: MKAFDELNFKADVSYTKTHEWAKKNGNVVVVGVDDYAQGALGDIVYVELPDVGATTKAGAAFGSLESTKAVSDLNAPVSGKVVKVNEALADSPDLVNSDPYGAAWMVEIEVPDDKDFEALMKVDAYKEYVKTLDH
- the gcvPA gene encoding aminomethyl-transferring glycine dehydrogenase subunit GcvPA, translated to MRYLSHTPEDLRAMLDVIGVKKVEDLFASIPAAVRMDGPIDIKPRTEWELTAELGAMAASNCDSVAFLGAGCYPHHIPAHIPYLASRSEFLTSYTPYQPEVSQGTLQAVFEFQTMTANLLGMEVANASMYDGANALAEAAIMAIRVKKKPKVAFSRLNHPHYIQVMDTYFRPAGFEAVELPVLPDGRTDLGKIPDDVSAVIVQSPNFAGVIEDLEAAAKAAHDKGALLIASFSEAMAWGLLKNPGSCGADIVSGEGSSFGIPLNAGGPGVGMLACTMKNVRSMPGRLIGETTDKNGERCFVLTLAAREQHIRREKATSNICTNSGHNALTAAMYMASAGSQGLHAIAKLNHDKAAYLKAGLEKAGFKPLFDAPFFNEFAMKAPAGFEKRYDDLAKKGFVAGLDLGKYYPEYKGAWLFCATEVHTREEIDAFLKEVA
- the gcvPB gene encoding aminomethyl-transferring glycine dehydrogenase subunit GcvPB, translating into MSRYPGTKGLAFKESLLWERASKGRMGISVPSQDVPESKLDASLTGPAPKLPELSEVDVIRHYTRLSTWNFGVDTGMYPLGSCTMKYNPKINDRMASLPGFANVHPLMPEICFQGALKAMYELEQDLLKITGMKAASLQPSAGAQGELTGMLMIHAYHAHKGRQRKKVIMPSTAHGTNPASAALCGYEPVPVELNKDGVVTPDAIREIMDEDTAGIMLTNPNTLGIFEHHVAEISKIIHEKGGLVYGDGANMNALMGYVDVHKMGVDVLHLNVHKTLSTPHGGGGPGAGPVVVGETLEPFLPVPRICKEGDRYTLCTDSPLSIGRLQAFFGNFAVLVRALAYTRTMGHDLKAATEAAVLNANYIKACLKGVYNLPFPQDSLHEVIFNDAIQQKNGVTTLDIAKRLIDCGYHPPTVYFPLVVDGAIMIEPTDTESKNDLDGFIDAMKAIAEEAKSNPEMVTNTPQNTMVARPDETLAARNLVLKGE